In a single window of the Leptospiraceae bacterium genome:
- a CDS encoding aldolase, with the protein MNKSVETSLFNLKKDLGVYVKDYCFTGLKGGTETEDMDYDELKLLSLLGRDLLPVVVKIGGPEARTDIRFCKSNGIDGISAPMIESQYALKNFISTLKNLIPPVQYESLYKSMNLETITGYRNILEIADSKAFEELNNVTAARSDLSASMDLSPDDPEVMRVTTQIIKISRERGKQTCVGGTITKSNFFMIAETAKPDQINSRHVMVSVKDVLDKKIDDVAEGMLSFEMDLFDVLGQLKPEKAYYYNNRIELNRERIGKRKVLYSIR; encoded by the coding sequence ATGAATAAATCTGTTGAAACCTCCCTTTTTAATCTCAAAAAAGATCTCGGCGTGTATGTAAAAGATTATTGCTTCACTGGTTTGAAAGGTGGAACAGAAACAGAGGATATGGACTATGATGAGTTAAAGCTTTTATCTCTTCTAGGGAGAGATTTATTGCCTGTTGTCGTAAAGATTGGGGGACCGGAGGCAAGAACAGATATTCGCTTTTGCAAATCAAACGGAATAGACGGAATTTCTGCTCCTATGATTGAATCTCAATACGCACTCAAGAATTTCATTTCCACTTTGAAAAATCTAATCCCACCAGTTCAATATGAAAGCCTTTATAAATCAATGAACCTTGAAACGATCACAGGTTATCGAAATATTCTAGAAATTGCAGACTCTAAAGCGTTTGAGGAACTAAACAATGTAACTGCTGCACGCTCTGACTTGTCTGCGTCTATGGATTTAAGTCCAGATGATCCAGAAGTAATGCGAGTAACGACTCAGATTATTAAAATTTCTAGAGAGCGTGGAAAGCAAACCTGTGTTGGTGGCACAATTACTAAATCAAATTTCTTCATGATTGCAGAAACAGCAAAGCCAGACCAAATCAATTCCCGTCACGTTATGGTTAGCGTCAAAGATGTATTAGATAAAAAAATAGACGACGTTGCTGAAGGAATGCTTTCTTTCGAAATGGATTTATTTGATGTTCTAGGTCAACTAAAGCCAGAAAAAGCATATTACTATAACAACCGAATCGAGTTAAACCGCGAACGAATCGGTAAACGCAAAGTGCTTTATTCTATTCGATAA
- a CDS encoding TIGR04452 family lipoprotein — MKTITLSLLILFSLSFCSLIPGIDTMDGYTAKKKLLNAANSIDRISVGIVTGSAASSTIVNMINTIVLPAIISINANKYYDKASVQDCVSKINSITGLILGGATTLPLCDIKEASFIDIGPINLINGKEAEVNNTLAFLLLFGGGSDAGTATGTGTGTSTGTGTGTSTGTGTGTSTGTGTGTSSTPAACTTSGATDGTIQQLSFSVVDAEYDLVNNRIVLVDSANKFHYYNPSTNADSTLTLNFAPLNVTVSPDGTKAAVGHDANATLINLPGTTLAREVATAIKANDIAMNNVYIYISNSLSTWGPIKSVTFADGAVTNHSGTTVYPTHLTLNSAGNSLYLIDTASSPVDIRRMSTAVNPPTYSYDSIYHGDHSMCGPIWLAKDNSKTFNSCLTAFTVSATQGSDIQYAGKLDSTTFLRIQHLNTDSSQIFFIPTNLYFSNSTFSDGTKVSNEYVYRHGLSNLGFLSKKTLPCFTSAGRSYKTEGKFVFVNSSSTEYYVIVKPDANSGNVNDQIIKFPY; from the coding sequence ATGAAAACAATCACTCTTTCCTTACTCATCCTATTTTCCCTTTCGTTTTGTAGTTTAATTCCCGGTATTGATACAATGGATGGATATACTGCAAAAAAGAAACTCCTAAATGCGGCGAATAGCATAGATCGAATTTCTGTTGGAATCGTTACTGGTTCGGCAGCTTCCTCTACTATCGTGAATATGATAAACACCATAGTTCTTCCCGCAATTATCAGTATTAATGCTAATAAATACTATGATAAAGCATCTGTGCAAGATTGCGTATCTAAGATCAATTCCATTACAGGACTTATCTTAGGCGGAGCCACTACATTGCCGCTTTGCGATATCAAGGAAGCCAGCTTTATTGATATAGGTCCTATTAATTTAATCAACGGAAAAGAAGCCGAAGTAAATAACACTCTTGCCTTTCTTTTACTCTTTGGAGGTGGCTCCGATGCAGGAACGGCAACAGGCACTGGCACTGGAACCTCAACTGGGACAGGAACTGGAACGTCTACTGGAACGGGAACCGGCACATCGACAGGAACAGGAACGGGAACATCTTCTACACCTGCGGCTTGCACGACTTCCGGAGCGACTGATGGAACAATTCAACAACTTTCTTTTTCTGTCGTTGATGCAGAGTATGATTTGGTTAATAATAGAATTGTATTGGTAGACTCTGCTAACAAATTCCATTATTACAATCCATCTACGAATGCAGACTCTACTTTAACCTTAAATTTTGCTCCCTTAAATGTAACAGTTAGTCCTGATGGGACAAAAGCAGCAGTCGGTCATGACGCAAACGCCACACTCATCAATCTACCTGGAACTACTTTAGCAAGAGAGGTTGCCACTGCAATCAAAGCAAATGATATTGCGATGAACAATGTCTATATTTATATTAGTAATAGCCTTAGCACTTGGGGACCTATTAAGAGCGTTACCTTCGCGGATGGGGCAGTCACCAATCATTCAGGAACTACTGTATACCCTACACACTTAACCCTTAACTCTGCTGGAAACTCATTGTATTTGATTGATACAGCATCGTCACCTGTTGATATTCGAAGAATGAGCACAGCGGTAAATCCTCCCACTTACTCCTATGACTCGATTTATCATGGGGATCATAGTATGTGCGGACCTATATGGCTTGCGAAAGATAACAGCAAAACATTCAACTCCTGTCTCACTGCATTTACCGTTTCTGCTACACAAGGAAGTGATATACAATACGCAGGAAAATTAGATTCAACAACCTTTCTAAGAATCCAGCATTTGAATACGGACTCTTCGCAAATTTTTTTCATTCCAACCAACTTGTATTTTTCTAACTCTACGTTCTCCGATGGAACCAAAGTATCCAATGAATACGTTTATCGCCATGGCTTATCGAATTTAGGCTTTCTCTCCAAGAAGACTCTACCCTGTTTTACATCCGCTGGAAGATCTTACAAAACAGAAGGCAAATTCGTATTCGTCAACAGTTCTAGCACAGAATACTATGTAATCGTTAAACCAGACGCTAACTCAGGAAATGTAAACGACCAAATTATAAAATTTCCTTATTAA